One Luteolibacter flavescens genomic region harbors:
- a CDS encoding outer membrane protein, with product MKYTTLLASALALSITAAHAGDAVATSPQTYSSPMTNPDHIGWYLGAGVDYLTDAEEAFYNGHVGYDFGNGSSLFLESGWIGQDESPSFFFPFSTDVDVVPVTLNYKYEYKFTEKFGFYVGAGAGASYVDVNAGPLSDDDWVLTLQGFAGVVYNVSETFEVYAGARYMWLDDVSLFGANVDDLDDVGVGAGIRFNF from the coding sequence CGCATCGGCACTCGCGCTCTCCATCACCGCCGCCCACGCGGGTGATGCCGTCGCCACCAGTCCGCAGACCTATTCCTCGCCGATGACCAATCCCGATCACATCGGATGGTATCTCGGTGCCGGTGTGGACTACCTGACCGATGCGGAGGAAGCCTTCTACAACGGCCACGTCGGCTATGACTTTGGCAATGGCTCGTCCCTCTTCCTTGAGTCCGGTTGGATCGGTCAGGACGAGAGCCCTTCTTTCTTCTTCCCGTTCTCGACCGACGTGGACGTGGTGCCGGTCACGCTGAACTACAAGTATGAGTACAAGTTCACCGAGAAGTTCGGCTTCTATGTCGGCGCTGGTGCAGGTGCTTCCTACGTTGACGTAAATGCCGGCCCGCTGAGCGACGACGACTGGGTGCTGACGCTCCAGGGCTTCGCCGGTGTGGTTTACAACGTGTCCGAGACCTTCGAGGTCTATGCCGGCGCACGCTACATGTGGCTGGATGACGTCAGCCTCTTCGGCGCGAATGTCGATGACCTCGACGACGTCGGCGTCGGTGCCGGCATCCGCTTCAACTTCTGA